The Gottschalkia purinilytica genome includes a region encoding these proteins:
- the lipA gene encoding lipoyl synthase, with protein sequence MPTIKRKPEWLRIKKREGQNMGYVNDLLKKFSLNTVCEAANCPNRVECYSKKTATFMILGKECSRNCRFCNVTHKKLEPLDPKEPENVAKATVDLGLKHVVITSVTRDDLPDGGASHFAETIKAIRRIKKDIIIEVLIPDLLGDIDALKIVVDAKPEILNHNIETVPRLYPDVRPMAIYQRSLDVLKNVKVLDPTVLTKSGIMVGLGEKEDEVIEVFKDLRQVDCDFLTVGQYLQPSEKHYQLKEYVTPETFEMYKEEATKLGFKFVASSPLVRSSYKAADMFASK encoded by the coding sequence ATGCCAACAATCAAAAGAAAACCTGAATGGCTTAGAATTAAGAAAAGAGAAGGCCAAAATATGGGATATGTTAATGATTTATTAAAAAAATTCTCCTTAAATACAGTTTGTGAAGCTGCAAACTGTCCTAATAGAGTAGAGTGCTATAGTAAAAAAACTGCTACATTTATGATATTAGGTAAAGAGTGTTCACGTAATTGTAGATTTTGTAATGTTACACATAAAAAATTAGAGCCACTAGATCCTAAAGAACCTGAAAACGTAGCAAAGGCTACAGTTGATTTAGGGTTAAAACATGTAGTAATAACTTCTGTTACAAGAGATGATTTACCAGATGGTGGAGCAAGTCACTTTGCAGAAACAATAAAAGCCATAAGAAGGATAAAGAAGGATATAATCATAGAAGTATTAATTCCAGATCTTTTAGGAGACATTGATGCATTAAAAATAGTTGTAGATGCAAAGCCAGAAATACTAAATCACAACATAGAAACAGTTCCAAGATTATATCCAGACGTAAGACCAATGGCAATATATCAAAGATCATTAGACGTACTAAAAAATGTAAAAGTATTAGATCCAACTGTATTAACTAAATCAGGAATAATGGTAGGATTAGGAGAGAAAGAAGACGAAGTTATAGAAGTATTCAAAGACTTAAGACAAGTTGATTGTGACTTCTTGACAGTAGGACAATACTTACAACCTTCAGAAAAACACTATCAATTAAAAGAGTATGTTACTCCTGAGACATTTGAAATGTATAAAGAAGAAGCTACTAAGCTAGGATTTAAGTTTGTCGCATCTAGCCCATTAGTAAGAAGTTCATATAAAGCAGCAGACATGTTTGCATCAAAATAA
- a CDS encoding permease, translating into MSSIILYIISLFLLFLSFIKDKNKTKKALNISLESFLNLLPTILPMIMFVSIFLSIIDPNIITKLIGTKSGLKGVLLSIVIGSISYIPNFISLPLGASLLQRGAGYPQVAGLISTLMGIGIVTFPLESKYFDNKFSIIRNLIGLISCIVFVIIVWWFLI; encoded by the coding sequence ATGTCTAGCATAATCCTATATATTATCTCTTTATTCCTTTTGTTCTTATCTTTTATAAAAGATAAAAACAAAACTAAAAAAGCTTTAAATATTTCTCTTGAATCTTTTTTAAATTTACTTCCAACTATACTACCTATGATAATGTTTGTAAGCATATTTTTATCAATCATAGATCCTAATATTATAACAAAATTGATTGGTACAAAATCTGGATTAAAAGGTGTTCTTCTTTCTATAGTTATTGGATCTATATCTTATATCCCAAACTTTATATCTCTCCCTCTCGGTGCTAGTTTATTACAAAGGGGTGCAGGATACCCTCAAGTTGCAGGACTTATATCAACATTAATGGGAATAGGTATAGTTACTTTTCCTTTAGAAAGTAAGTATTTCGATAATAAATTTTCTATTATAAGAAATTTAATAGGTTTAATTTCATGTATTGTCTTTGTAATTATAGTGTGGTGGTTCCTTATATGA
- a CDS encoding response regulator transcription factor, giving the protein MARVLVLEDEDDIRAFIVINLKRAGYEVLQAGTGEEALEIVNNSNDIDMAVLDVMLPGIDGFEVCRKIREKDRNMGIIMLTAKSQELDKISGLTMGADDYMIKPFSPMELVARIDALARRVEMLNGGKQKNLVSGPFRIDTAARVVLKNEVEIDLTQIEYSIMKLFIENEEQSLTREEILNSVWGENYFGDPKIVDVNIRRLRRKIEDDPSNPKYIKTIWGYGYRWRKEE; this is encoded by the coding sequence ATGGCTAGAGTTCTTGTTTTAGAAGATGAGGATGATATAAGAGCTTTTATTGTAATAAACTTAAAAAGAGCTGGATATGAAGTATTACAAGCAGGTACTGGTGAAGAAGCTCTTGAAATAGTAAATAATTCAAATGATATAGATATGGCTGTTTTAGATGTAATGCTACCTGGTATTGATGGCTTTGAAGTATGTAGGAAGATAAGAGAAAAAGACCGAAACATGGGAATCATAATGCTTACAGCTAAATCTCAAGAATTAGATAAAATAAGTGGACTTACAATGGGAGCAGATGACTATATGATAAAGCCTTTTAGCCCTATGGAGTTAGTGGCTAGAATAGATGCTTTAGCTAGGAGAGTAGAAATGCTTAATGGAGGAAAACAAAAAAATCTAGTTTCTGGTCCATTTAGAATAGACACAGCTGCTAGAGTTGTACTAAAGAATGAAGTGGAAATAGACTTGACACAAATAGAATACTCCATTATGAAATTGTTCATAGAAAATGAAGAGCAATCATTAACTAGAGAAGAAATCTTAAATAGTGTTTGGGGTGAAAACTATTTTGGAGATCCTAAGATTGTTGATGTAAATATAAGAAGATTAAGACGTAAAATAGAGGACGATCCGTCAAATCCAAAGTATATAAAGACAATATGGGGATATGGATACAGATGGAGAAAGGAAGAGTAG
- the lipB gene encoding lipoyl(octanoyl) transferase LipB — protein MTKLNVLNLGQCSYEEALDIQLDLLKKRQDKEIEDTLILVEHFPVITLGKNAVEENILVSEEYLKSQNADIVKIGRGGDVTYHGPGQIVGYPIVNIKDLKLGIKDFVYKLEELFIQLLKNEYNIDAFRDDINNGVWIKNSKITAIGLTVKRWVTMHGFAFNVNTNLDHFNWIVPCGIQGRDVISLEKLLDHNVDFQRVNDQVLKYFCKIFGYDSFEEISLYK, from the coding sequence ATGACGAAACTAAATGTACTGAACTTAGGGCAATGTAGTTATGAGGAAGCTTTAGATATACAACTTGACCTCCTAAAAAAAAGACAAGATAAAGAAATAGAAGATACACTAATATTAGTAGAGCATTTTCCAGTTATAACATTAGGTAAAAATGCTGTTGAGGAAAATATTTTAGTATCAGAAGAATATTTGAAATCACAAAATGCCGATATAGTTAAAATAGGTAGAGGTGGAGATGTAACATATCATGGACCTGGTCAAATTGTAGGATATCCTATAGTTAATATAAAGGATTTAAAACTAGGAATAAAAGATTTTGTATATAAGCTAGAGGAATTATTTATACAATTATTAAAAAATGAATATAATATAGATGCTTTCAGAGATGACATAAATAACGGAGTATGGATAAAAAATAGTAAGATAACAGCCATAGGCCTTACAGTTAAGCGTTGGGTAACTATGCATGGATTTGCATTTAATGTAAATACAAATTTAGATCATTTTAATTGGATAGTGCCTTGTGGAATACAAGGTAGAGATGTAATTTCCCTAGAAAAGCTACTAGATCATAATGTAGATTTTCAGCGTGTGAATGATCAAGTTTTGAAATATTTTTGCAAAATATTTGGGTATGATAGCTTTGAAGAAATAAGTTTATATAAATAA
- the gcvPB gene encoding aminomethyl-transferring glycine dehydrogenase subunit GcvPB produces the protein MRSNYNKLIFEVSKEGRKGYSLPKLDVNEVSVSELIPSEFLREKEADLPQVSEVEVIRHFTNLSHKNYGVDTGFYPLGSCTMKYNPKLNEDMASLSGFTNIHPYQPEETVQGALELMYNLDAQLSEISGFSRVTLQPAAGAHGEYTGLLIIKAYHEKRGDSKRTKIIVPDSAHGTNPSSAYVAGFEVVEVESNADGSVNIDSLKEVLSDEIAGLMLTNPSTLGLFEQNIKLIADLVHEAGGLLYYDGANMNAIMSKVRPGDMGFDVMHFNVHKTLSTPHGGGGPGAGPVGVREDLVEFLPVPVIEKKDDKFILDYDRPNSIGKIKGFYGQFGVLVRTYSYILSMGSEGLKEVSEVAVLNANYMMNKLKENYSLPIDQVCKHEFVLGGIKDKSTGITTLDIAKRLLDFGYHPPTVYFPLIVNEAIMVEPTETESKETLDEFINAMNRIAEEAKQDPELLKNAPYDTPVRRINEGKAARDLILKYEK, from the coding sequence ATGAGATCTAACTATAATAAATTGATATTTGAGGTTTCAAAAGAAGGTCGTAAAGGATATAGCCTTCCAAAATTAGATGTGAATGAAGTTAGTGTAAGTGAGCTTATTCCTAGCGAATTTTTAAGAGAGAAAGAAGCTGACTTACCACAAGTAAGTGAAGTAGAAGTTATAAGACACTTTACTAATCTTTCACATAAAAACTATGGTGTTGATACTGGTTTCTATCCATTAGGATCATGTACAATGAAGTACAATCCTAAATTAAATGAAGATATGGCTTCTTTAAGTGGATTCACTAATATCCATCCATATCAACCAGAAGAAACAGTTCAAGGTGCATTAGAATTAATGTATAATCTTGATGCACAACTTTCAGAAATCTCAGGATTTTCTAGAGTAACTCTTCAACCAGCTGCTGGTGCTCATGGTGAGTATACAGGATTATTAATAATCAAAGCTTATCATGAAAAAAGAGGAGATAGTAAAAGAACTAAAATCATAGTTCCAGATTCAGCTCATGGTACGAATCCATCAAGTGCTTATGTTGCAGGGTTTGAGGTAGTTGAAGTTGAATCAAATGCAGATGGTTCTGTTAATATAGATAGCTTAAAAGAAGTATTAAGTGATGAAATAGCAGGTTTAATGCTTACAAATCCAAGTACTCTTGGATTATTTGAACAAAACATTAAGCTTATAGCTGATTTAGTTCATGAAGCTGGTGGATTACTATACTACGATGGAGCTAACATGAACGCTATAATGAGTAAAGTAAGACCTGGAGACATGGGATTTGACGTAATGCACTTTAACGTGCATAAAACACTTTCAACACCTCATGGTGGAGGTGGACCAGGAGCAGGTCCAGTTGGTGTGAGAGAAGACTTAGTTGAATTCTTACCAGTACCGGTTATTGAGAAAAAAGATGATAAATTCATCCTAGACTATGATAGACCAAATTCAATAGGAAAAATAAAAGGTTTCTATGGACAATTTGGTGTACTAGTTAGAACTTATTCATATATCCTATCTATGGGATCAGAAGGATTAAAAGAAGTAAGTGAAGTTGCAGTATTAAATGCAAACTATATGATGAATAAACTTAAAGAAAACTATAGCTTACCAATAGATCAAGTATGTAAGCATGAGTTCGTATTAGGTGGAATTAAAGATAAGTCTACAGGAATTACAACTCTTGATATAGCTAAGAGATTATTAGATTTCGGATATCATCCACCAACAGTTTACTTCCCATTAATAGTTAATGAAGCTATAATGGTTGAGCCAACTGAAACAGAAAGTAAAGAAACTCTAGATGAGTTTATAAATGCTATGAATAGAATAGCTGAAGAAGCTAAACAAGATCCTGAGCTTCTAAAAAATGCACCTTATGACACTCCTGTTAGAAGAATAAATGAAGGTAAGGCTGCTAGGGATTTAATACTAAAATATGAAAAATAG
- the gcvPA gene encoding aminomethyl-transferring glycine dehydrogenase subunit GcvPA, translated as MHRYIPNNDGTRKEMLESVGASSIEDLFKDIPSDLRLGRDLNLPKALSELEVRKHMGQLAAKNKNIEELPCFLGAGAYDHYIPGIIKHLISRSEFYTAYTPYQPEVSQGTLQVIFEYQTMITELTGMDVTNASMYDGPTACGEAAVLACENTRRQSVIVSKTVNPETRKVLKSYLKARSLELIEVDAVDGVTDVEKLKSLVTKETAGVIVQSPNFFGIIEDVTEVEKIVHENKANLIMYVDPISLGILKSPGELGADIVVGEGQSLGNSLSYGGPHLGFFATTKKLVRKIPGRIVGQTEDADGNRAFVLTLQAREQHIRRYKATSNICSNQGLNTLVATIYLTAMGKEGLKEVALQSMQKAHYAFNELTKSGKFKPLFPNKPFFKEFALTSDIDSSKVNEELLKNNILGGYELGKDYEEHKNGLLLCVTEKRTKEEIDTLARVMEVL; from the coding sequence ATGCATAGGTATATACCTAATAATGATGGCACTAGAAAAGAAATGCTTGAAAGCGTTGGTGCTAGCTCTATAGAAGACCTATTTAAAGATATACCTAGTGATCTTAGACTAGGAAGAGACCTAAATTTACCTAAAGCTTTATCTGAACTAGAAGTTCGTAAGCACATGGGACAATTAGCGGCTAAAAACAAAAATATAGAAGAATTACCTTGCTTTTTAGGAGCAGGAGCTTATGACCACTATATCCCAGGAATAATAAAACACTTAATTTCTAGATCAGAGTTTTATACAGCTTACACACCATATCAACCAGAAGTAAGTCAAGGTACTTTACAAGTAATATTTGAATATCAAACAATGATTACTGAATTAACTGGTATGGATGTAACAAACGCTTCTATGTATGATGGTCCAACAGCATGTGGAGAAGCTGCTGTATTAGCTTGTGAAAACACAAGACGTCAGTCTGTAATTGTTTCAAAAACAGTTAACCCAGAAACTAGAAAGGTACTTAAAAGTTATCTAAAAGCTAGAAGCTTAGAATTAATAGAAGTAGATGCTGTAGATGGTGTTACAGATGTTGAAAAATTAAAATCTTTAGTTACTAAAGAAACAGCTGGTGTTATTGTTCAAAGCCCTAACTTCTTTGGTATCATAGAAGATGTTACAGAAGTAGAAAAAATTGTTCATGAAAATAAAGCTAACTTAATCATGTACGTTGATCCAATTTCTTTAGGAATATTAAAAAGTCCTGGAGAGCTAGGAGCTGACATAGTTGTTGGTGAAGGACAATCTTTAGGAAATAGCTTAAGCTATGGTGGACCACATCTAGGATTCTTCGCTACTACTAAAAAATTAGTTAGAAAGATTCCAGGTAGAATTGTTGGTCAAACAGAAGATGCTGATGGAAATAGAGCTTTCGTATTGACTCTTCAAGCAAGAGAGCAACATATAAGAAGATATAAAGCTACTTCAAATATTTGTTCAAACCAAGGATTAAATACATTAGTGGCTACTATATATTTAACTGCAATGGGTAAAGAGGGACTTAAAGAAGTTGCATTACAAAGCATGCAAAAAGCTCACTATGCATTCAATGAATTAACTAAGAGTGGTAAATTCAAACCATTATTCCCTAATAAACCATTCTTCAAAGAATTTGCGCTAACAAGTGATATTGATAGCTCAAAAGTAAATGAAGAATTATTAAAAAATAATATCCTTGGTGGATACGAGCTAGGTAAAGATTATGAAGAACATAAAAATGGTCTTCTACTATGTGTTACTGAAAAAAGAACTAAAGAAGAAATTGACACATTAGCTCGTGTTATGGAGGTGTTATAG
- a CDS encoding sensor histidine kinase, with product MDTDGERKSSVQGIKKRWVYNYIIIVSAVLLIVEGAFVILIKNYYYGNITQNLSNTTTTAADFYNRYLSGKQDTLHDIAQQIIQGFSKDYSELQVLDTKGNIIMSSSGFLFKDKVDSQDYIKSLKGQVSTWTGKDKNTKENIMIVSSPIMQEKDKIVGVVRNITSLEEVNKVIRKLFTASFFTILIILLIMLSLSILFSRSIINPLNEINGVAQKMAKGQFSERIEKHYNDEIGELADTLNYMAGEIVNSTRLKNDFISSISHELRTPLTSIKGWSETILTGGLKDKEEAELGLKIIIKETTRLSQMVEELLDFSKIESGRIVLHLEKINVKDDLEDVIHICKLRALKDGVILEYSSEEDIPFIMADKNRLRQVFINIIDNAVKFTDKGKHVFVNIYCDDKNTYIKIKDEGTGISPEDLSQVKEKFFKGTSKKSGSGIGLAVSDEIIKLHNGSLTIDSELGEGTTVLITLPQHSE from the coding sequence ATGGATACAGATGGAGAAAGGAAGAGTAGTGTGCAAGGGATTAAAAAAAGGTGGGTTTATAACTATATTATAATAGTATCTGCTGTATTATTAATAGTAGAAGGAGCTTTTGTAATATTAATAAAGAACTACTATTATGGAAATATAACTCAAAATCTTTCAAACACTACTACTACAGCTGCAGACTTCTATAATAGATATTTAAGTGGCAAACAAGATACGTTACATGATATTGCACAACAAATTATCCAAGGTTTTTCTAAAGATTATTCAGAACTTCAAGTTTTGGATACTAAAGGTAATATAATTATGAGTTCAAGTGGATTTTTATTTAAAGATAAGGTAGACTCTCAGGATTATATTAAGTCATTAAAAGGACAAGTATCTACTTGGACTGGTAAAGATAAAAATACAAAAGAAAATATAATGATAGTATCAAGCCCTATAATGCAAGAAAAAGATAAGATAGTTGGTGTGGTGAGAAATATAACATCACTGGAGGAGGTAAATAAAGTTATTAGAAAACTTTTTACGGCTTCCTTTTTTACTATTTTAATTATACTACTAATTATGTTAAGTTTAAGTATACTATTTAGTAGATCTATAATAAATCCTCTAAATGAAATTAATGGTGTTGCTCAAAAAATGGCTAAGGGACAATTTTCAGAGCGGATAGAAAAACATTACAATGATGAAATAGGGGAACTTGCAGATACCCTTAACTATATGGCAGGGGAGATTGTAAATAGTACAAGGCTTAAAAATGACTTTATATCTTCTATATCACATGAGTTAAGGACTCCGCTAACATCTATAAAAGGATGGAGTGAAACTATACTAACTGGAGGTCTTAAAGATAAAGAAGAGGCAGAGTTAGGACTTAAAATAATAATAAAAGAAACAACTAGACTCTCACAAATGGTTGAGGAATTATTAGATTTTTCAAAAATAGAGAGTGGAAGAATAGTTCTTCATTTAGAAAAAATAAATGTTAAAGATGACTTAGAAGATGTGATCCATATATGTAAGTTAAGAGCCTTGAAAGATGGAGTAATTTTAGAATACAGTTCTGAAGAAGATATACCATTTATAATGGCAGATAAAAATAGATTAAGACAAGTATTTATAAATATAATAGATAATGCTGTGAAATTTACAGATAAAGGTAAACATGTATTTGTAAATATATATTGTGATGATAAAAATACCTATATAAAAATAAAAGACGAAGGAACAGGTATCTCTCCAGAAGATTTATCCCAAGTAAAGGAGAAATTCTTTAAGGGAACTAGTAAGAAGTCAGGAAGTGGAATAGGACTTGCTGTAAGTGACGAGATAATTAAACTTCATAATGGAAGTTTAACTATAGATAGTGAACT
- the gcvH gene encoding glycine cleavage system protein GcvH, which translates to MSKIVEGLLYSEDHEWIKVEGNEAYIGVTDHAQHQLGEIVYVELPAVDDELNAGDVFGVIESVKAASDSYLPVSGKIVAVNEDLEDNPGLVNEDPYANWVVKVELSDSSELDKLMDAKQYEEFCNE; encoded by the coding sequence ATGAGTAAAATAGTAGAAGGATTATTATATTCAGAAGATCATGAGTGGATTAAAGTAGAAGGAAATGAAGCTTACATTGGAGTTACTGACCATGCTCAACATCAATTAGGGGAAATCGTTTATGTTGAATTACCAGCTGTTGATGATGAATTAAACGCTGGAGACGTATTTGGAGTTATCGAATCAGTTAAAGCTGCTTCAGATTCATACTTACCAGTATCAGGTAAAATAGTAGCTGTAAATGAAGACTTAGAAGATAATCCAGGATTAGTTAATGAAGATCCATATGCTAACTGGGTAGTAAAAGTTGAATTATCAGATAGCTCAGAACTTGATAAATTAATGGATGCTAAACAATACGAAGAATTCTGTAACGAATAA
- a CDS encoding permease, whose protein sequence is MNIIRKYKWLIVFIVLIIVIYNINSTVGVNTIYFSFSNIKTFLSLVPPIFILMGLLDVWVPKETMVKYMGKDSGIKGLLCILTLGSLAAGPLYVSFPIAHMFIKKGVKLSYIIFFIGVWANCKVPMMVYEYTSLGGTFTFLHITTSLFVYLVLSILVEKYLSEDEIKNIYNKESTTN, encoded by the coding sequence ATGAATATAATAAGAAAATATAAATGGTTGATAGTTTTTATAGTATTGATAATCGTAATATACAACATCAACTCAACTGTAGGAGTAAATACTATATATTTTTCTTTTTCAAATATTAAAACTTTTCTTTCATTGGTTCCTCCTATATTCATATTAATGGGTTTATTGGATGTATGGGTTCCAAAAGAAACTATGGTAAAATATATGGGGAAGGATTCTGGTATAAAAGGGCTATTATGTATATTAACTCTAGGTTCATTAGCTGCTGGACCTTTATATGTGTCTTTTCCTATAGCTCATATGTTTATTAAAAAAGGTGTAAAACTTTCTTATATTATCTTTTTTATAGGTGTATGGGCAAATTGTAAAGTTCCTATGATGGTCTATGAATATACATCACTAGGAGGAACATTTACTTTTCTTCATATAACAACCAGCTTATTTGTATATTTGGTTTTATCTATATTAGTTGAAAAATATTTATCCGAAGATGAAATAAAAAATATATATAATAAAGAGTCTACTACAAACTAA